The nucleotide sequence TCTCATCACAATGCTTaatttgcatgaagtcagggtcaggcaggggagcAGCGAGCGTGGGACTGGAGTGAGAAGGTGGGGGGACAGTGATGATTTGAGACAGTGACgactggtggctctatgtcagtggggcagtggaatctacttcAGGTTTTTCCtggacctgtccaaggtgctgaggtttaataatatgtttcagcactttggacagctcctgggaAAACCCGGAgtgggttccactgccccactgacatggagccaccagccttcactgcaATGGGAGGTCTGAATAGAATGGCAAAGGAGGAACATTGAGaggttgttggtttttaaaagttttaacaaggagaaattgcagagatgggtacaacatagaagctaacacaacagagccGTTTCCAACTTCCTTCTCGCTATACTCAAACCTCTGCCGTTCTTTAAAACCACAATTTTTCTCTTGGTGTCTCCCAATCCCTGCTTCCTTCAAACCTGTCACTGTTTAAAATGGCCATTTCTCTCTCAGTGTCTCCCAATCCCTGCTTTACCAAAAACTCTGCAATCATTTAAAACCTCCATTTCCTCTCTGGCTGTCAACCCCTGCTTCATTCAAACATATGCTGTTGTTTAAAACAGCCACTTTTTCCCTTTTAGCGTCCCTCCTTTCTCACTGTACTTAAACTTTTCCCATTCCTCAGCTGCCTCATGTGAGAGAGTTAAAGGATGCAGAGCCCTCAAATGTTCCATAGTGCCTTCACAAAATGGATTTCACTCCTGGCACCATGTGTTGTCTTCAACATGAAGTCTCAGATTCAATGTAGTAATTTAGAACAtgtattttattaacaagcaaCACACCCACATGTGTACAACATCCAACAACAAAGCTTAACCTTTTCCAACAGGACAAGCTAACTGACAGGCTTGCTCTTAAGAGGCAATTCGTcttaaaaatacagtaacataCCATCACAGGTGTGTGTCCACaaagcagagaggggaggaggaatgaaAATGGGGTAGCTCTGTGTGCAAGCAGGGGGGGGTTGagaaaagggaggaagggaggggaaaggaggtgaaggtgaaaatgggggTGCAGATGTGGGTTGCAAAAGGGAGTAGGAGGCACGGGAATGCGGGTGAAGATGAAAGCAGGCACATGAAATGGACTGCAGAACAGGAGGGGATGGTGGCTTCATTATTGGATGGGAGATGAAAAGAGAGCTTAATAGTTACAATGTCTGGAAGGAGTAAGATGCAGGAGATTATGCAGCCTGcacaaaaggagggggaagaggcatGGGGATAAAGGTGAAaacaggtgcaaagcagggctgcagAATAGAAATGAAAAGAGGCTAATGGTTGCATGTGGTAGGAAGGGGAAGCACTGAGCAATTAATGGGGGAGTTGCAGGGGCTGGAGAGCAAAGGTTAGGGCTCTGGTTACGGTTGGGTTCTGGGTTAGGATTCGGTTCAGGGTTAGGGTTCCAGTTAGGGTTAGATTCCAGGTTAGGTTCCAAGTTAAggttaggttctgggttagggATAGAGCCCAGGTTAAGGTTAGGGTCTGGGTTAGAATTAGGATTAGGGTTCTGGCTAGAGTTAGGGTCTGGGTTAGAATTAAGGTCTGGGTTATAGCTGAGTACTGGGTTTGATTTCAGGTTCAGATCagggttaggttctgggttaggATTAGGTTCCAGGTTAAAGTTAGATTAGGGTTGACTTTAGGGTTAGGATTCTGGTTAGGTTGCAGCAGGTTAGGGTTAGTTTATGTTAGATTTAGAGCTAGAGTTCCAGGTCACGGTTAGGGTTATATTTTGAGTTATGGTTAGGTTCCAGGTTATGGTTAGGTTCCAGGTTAAATTTAGGTTTTGGGCTATGGTTAAGTTCTGGGTTATGGTTATGGTTTGAGTCTGGGTTAGGGTTGCGTTCCAGGTTAGAGTTAGTGACTGGGTTAGGGTCAGATTAGGTTTAGAGTTGGGGTTCTTGTTAGGGTTAGAGCCAGGGTTAAGGTTTAGGTTCTGGGTCAAGGATAGGTTGAGGTCAGGGACCAGGTTAGTATTAGGGTTCTGGCCAGGGTTCTGGGTTAGGGATAGGCTTTGGATTAGGGTCCAGGTCAGCGGTAGGGTCTGCGTTCTGGTCTGAGTTAGGTTCCTGTTAGGGTTAAATTCTGGGCTGGGGTTAGAGTCAGTGTTAGGGTCTGTGTCCGGGTTAAGGTTAAATTCCAGGTTAAGCTTAGGTTAGGATTAGACCAGGGTTCAGTCTTGTCTTGGACTGTTCTGGGAACAGACACAGAGGcttgacttgctctctgtgctgaattcaAAGATATGGGTTTTTTTAAGGGAGGGGAACCTACtgggggagcaagatctgttggagtgttaatgcaaTGAgtcttccatcttatgctcaccCACCATAAAACCACAGATCACAAATAAAGCCCGAGGTATGCACTGGTACCCCTCAGATCTCTTAACACTGGGGAGACTGGGTTGCATGTAACAATGCTTTTGTTATAGTGTGTTgggtttatatttttaatatttttgccctttttaaagtTATTAACCCCCTTCTTTGAATTGCTGGGCCTTTTCATTTTAGACATTCTCCTGCACACTTTTCCACTCAGCACACATATCGCACAAGTCCTTTTTCAAACCTTCCCCTCCACTCTGCATTCTTTTATGTGTTTCCACCAGTATTGTTAAAAGATTGTTGCTCACAGATAAAATGAATTAATATGTTCAAACTCTTTCATCAGCAAATTAATCCAGCCCTCAACTGGTAACAATCACCATGTGGTGGTGACTTACTTTGAGCTGAGGgttcattttgatttattttttcctCATTAATGGCCAGCTCCTCAATTTGCTTAAGCATTAGGTCACTTAATCAGTCATTTGACTGATTGTACTTTGCAGATGATGGTGTTAACCCTATGGGTGTCTTGTGCTCAGCAAATGCCAGCTCTGCTGCTAGGTTTGCGCAGGATAAGGTCTCACTATGATCTTGAGATTTCCTTTACAGTCTCGATTCCAATCTAAAATGGAATTTGGGGGATGCGAGGGCATACGTTCAATCTCACTTATATCTTCTCTGTTCGTAAAAAATTGAGTGATTTGTGTTTCAGGTTTGTTTAAAGGGGCATACCCTTCAAGGGGGATGATCCCCTAAGTCCTGTAGCCTTTTCTGGCAAGCACCATATCTTTTAATGCAATTTCTAACACTGCCTTCCCAGAATGGAAGTTTGAGCTGTTTAAACTGTTATCAGCAGTATAAATGCATCTGCCCCAATTTACACTGCTCACTGTCGCTTGCAACGTCAGGTTACTTGCAGCTGGAAGGATACCTTCtctcttgtttcttttcttccgCTGCTCAAATCATTgtatttaccaaaaaaaaaaaaaaacaacccttccTGGTTTTCTCTTATTAAGCTAGCAAAGCTAGCAGAGCTTGTTCCTGCAGCACAGAGGtgagtataaataataaatataagaaTACAAGAAGGCTGCAGTATACCAGATATGAATAATGTTGAGCTCAGACCAAGTTAAAATAACTGgagtaaaagttttttaaaaattaaaattaaaagttaagtttaaaaagaagtaaaaaaacatacatacatgctgTCTGAATCTTCCTATCAACAAGTGAAATAAAATGTGGACGTTTATGGAGCTGTGAGCAAACACTTCTGCTCAGGCGCCATTTTCCAGCTCAATTCAGAAATCACTCCATACTATCAATAAGCAGGTCAACTGGGAGCGACCGTGGGCTACTTCACTTCAGAAAGGGTGCGTTACATTACCCTTTCTACATGCtcttttggatatttttcattcttTTAGCTTTCCAAGGAGTTTATGGCCGGAATGTGTTAACAAAACGTGCCTGTATCCActtctcattttaaaaaggacCTCAAGTGGGCAGTAATGTGTTTTATGATTGGGAGGGAGTTGCTGACAATGGAATTTATGCTACTGTTCATTCATGGTGTTGTGCTGTTCAGTTCAGCTAAATAGTGACACCTCCTGGATTGTCTAGAAGCAGCCCCAGGAAAGGGAACACCCCGCCACTGAAATAAGAAACGAAACCAAGGCTGAGAGAGTTGACAGCCATGGCCTCCGGGAGTCTCGTCCAGGAGTTCTGTGATGAAACGACTTGTGCCATCTGCCTGGAACACTTCAACGATCCAGTGATTCTCGTAGAGTGTGGGCACAATTTCTGCCATGCCTGCCTCACCAGGTACTGGGGAGAGTCTGGTACGAAGGCTTCCTGCCCTCATTGTAGGGGAACAGTTCAGCCAAAGAACCACAGCCCGAACTGGCAGCTGGCAAACCTTGTAGGCCTTGTTAAGAAACTGAAGGAGAGACAAAGAGCAGAAGGCCAGAGGGAAACGTGCGAGAAGCACCAGGAGCCCCTGAAGCTCTTCTGCAAGGACGATGAAGCCCCCATCTGTGTGGTGTGCGACAGGTCCAAGGAGCACAAGAATCATGATGTGGTTCCTGCGGAGGAAGCCGCTGAAAAATACAAGGTGGGGAAACTGCtggggtggaagggtttggaaaACAACATGTGCTTCCCTTTTGAAGGGTTTTGTGTAGGTATTCAGTTACTCCGATAAGAGTTTCTGTTCTATCAACGTCCTCGTTTTTAAATATTGATACAGGATTTGTAGGTTGGTATCGTTGTCATctttgggtcccctccaagcctgcGGGTTTTGTATCTGGCAGGTGGGATTCTGCAGTAGAAGGAGTTGCGGAAGTGGTCAGAGCTGTTAAACGTTTATGGCCCTAGCCAAGTCTGTTAAGCATCTTTTTGCATAACTAAAAAGAGTTGGCCAAGAACAGGTGTGTGGCTTGCCACAGAAACCACTAGCTAGTATGAATGCTTCCAGAAGGAGGGGGACAGCCTCCCCTCACCTGGCAGGAAGTGATGTCATTCTGCATGTAGAAGAATCAGAGGCCAGGGGCCCGTCTTGGGTAGTTTTGGCTTGCCTGAAGCTGGGAGTTCGGGAGATAAAGAGGCTTGACTTGCTCTCTTTGCTGAATCTGAAGCTGTGGCTTTACTGGGCAGAGAGTTAATGGGGGAGCAAGACCTGTTTgaatgttaatgctgtgagccctttcATCTTATGCTCACAGTCATCCTGGGAACAGACAACAAATGACAGCTCCCATTTCGGGATGGGGGGATGTGCTttgcatgtgatttaaatgtatggggttctATTCAACtaacttactcagagtagactgatTAAAATTAACAAACCTAAGGGCTTATctaaacggagcaggataatccacggtttccatatttggtttgccATCtaatagtcctcactttgcctttttgtTCACTGTTTCCCAATGGAAAAAACCGCTTTTTTGGGACACACGAGATTcctgatttcaaacagcaaatcgcatttttgccagtattgcaaggagcggatttaacccgtgaaaatgcgtaacagcgcgcgacgtcatttggacgaccgaaaaataataaccACACATAGcacgcgtgtcacacattttgcagtcgtctggatgagccctaagttgcTCATggccattaattccaatgggtctactctgagtaaaagttaattGCATACAAACCATATCACAAGAACAGCATAgtccttcattccaaggaaaccaaaactGAGATTTGTGCTGAATGATGCCTCTGAAGTCTGTCACCACTTAGAGATTGGGGTGCATGTTTCTAAATATGTTTCTGAAAACTGTCGACTCTCTCTCTCAAGCACTGGGAGCacaggtgcttccagacagggtgTTTGTTGTAGGGTCAATGCTCCTCATGCACGCAAGCTTTTTGCAGCATCCATATGAGGTTACTGACATCAAAATTCCAGCCTAGATACCTCCCCCCTACCAATTTATTATGGATTTGCCCAGATTTGATGCAACACAACAAAGAAGGGAATTGAGGTTAGCTCTTGAATCATTTTATGGTCCAGATAATTGTCATATATTTACAGATTCATTAGAAGAATTCCCACAACTTGCTGTTTAATTTCTCCTGTGTGAAATGGGAAAATCTCTCAACAATTTGGTGATCTGTctctattaagaacataagaagagcctgctggatcaggccagtggcccatctagtccagcatcctgttctcacagtagccaaccagatgcccacaagcaggacctgagtgcaagagcactctcccctcctgcagtttccagcaattggttttcagaagcatactgcctctgactatggtggcagagcacggccatcatggctagtagccattaattaataatcttattctccatgaatttgcctaatccatccaagttgatggccatgactgcctcttgtgggagcaaattccatagtttaactgtgtgctgcatgaagaagtactttcttttgtctgtcctgagtcttccaacattcagctgttGGGTCAGACAAGGGCCAGCTCAAGAGATTTTGCCATCTAAGGCAAAACAACAATTAGTGCTCCACTCACCTACTCAGCAAGGTGTATAGCAGCCAATGCTGgttaagttattttggcacctgaagcagaaaatcccaTTAGGGCCTCTCCTCCTCACTAGCAATGAAATTACAATAATAACAAATTAACCTAACTAACAATTTGGTAGCCTTTCATGACACAAGTCAGCTGCCTcgttctgcctaatggtaggaacAGTCCTGGGTCAGATGTGGTTTTCTAAAGAGATCACTTCTGGGTATCAGTTGGGCTGACTGATCTCTTCCTGACAGAGCAAAAGCCTTTTTTTTTGTACAGGAAAAGATCAAAGTTCAGCTGAAGTCTctggaggaaaagagagaaaatctTGTGCATCAAAAACTGAAGGAACAGCAGAGAAGGCAGACACTTCTGGTAAGTATGAATTGTTAAGGCTCATGTAAGGGggacaggagtgtagtcatccaaggcctcagggggtcttagatgccttactttggaacatggtcccagcagggtccctatgtctccagcagtttatttattacatttgtaccctgccttgcttttcatgaaacccaaggcagcttacatatggtttcaggtggtctcccatccaggcactgaccagacctgaccttgcttagcttcagcagggtgctggctcatgtgccttcagatcacagCCTGgtttatgagccaatcagcatgaaagagaagtgtgttggctcctgagaagaatcttctaacatgtttccttgtcctttcctgctgattggagtcaatcagagtgaaaggaggtgagtcagcagccactgagaacactctcttctttcatgctgattggctcctagggatatctgtttttgagagagaaggcattaacaaagatcttatCCTCAACCTCTCAAAATTGGGGGAGTGGGCATGACTatgactaatatgaagggaccctgcacttctgaatttgccactacagtagggccccactcatatggcaggttaggttccagacccccgccggaaagcgaaaaccgccggaaagcggaggagaagatcagttgtagcatgctacaactgatcttcccctcctctggcgcgatcagctcgagcagGGGAGTCTcattgcgccagaagaggagaagatcaggtgTAGCCCCCCCCAGCTGATTGCCCCGTTGGCGCCATATCAGCTGGCGTGtgggagtctgaccgcccccaagcaggagatcagctgtagcatgaaCACTGCACTAGCTAAAGACACACATGGCTGCTTAGGAGTGCCTTTGGTGATGTCACACTGCTGCTTATAAGGTGTCATAATTATTTCCATTGGTTTTcatttttaatgctgctttttGGTGTGgctgtgttttattatttttaaatgtaactTTTCCCCCTTGAATTTTATTATGCATTAGATTGAGGGGTGCATTGTGATCAAAGGTGaaataataaatactgtattttgtTTATGAAATGTGTATGCAACAGGAGGCTTGCAATAGTCTAGTTTTACATCTCTCTGAGAGTGTGGCAAGGAACCCCATAGAAAATTCCCTTCTTTTGTGTTCCCACAGGACTGGAACAAGGTTTCTATTAAATCTGTTCATGTTTTTTTAACTCAAAAGACCAAAAGCCATTTTTTTCTTGACTGACCTTTATGTTTCATCTCTGCACCTTTCCAATGTTGGTATATTTTTACTCCAGGCACACATTGAAGTAGAGAAGCAGAAGATCCAGACTGCCTTTGAACAAATGCACAAGTTCCTTAAGGAAAAAAAGTGTGCTCTGCTAGCCCAGTTGGAAGATGTGGAGAATGAGATCATGGAGAGCTATGAAGAAAACATCACCAGACTCTTGGCAGCCATTTCCCATCTCTGCTTTCAAATCACAGAGTTGGAGGAGAAGTGCCAACAGCCAGAGAGTGAATTCCTGCAGGTGAGTCTTCAAGTTTATTGACTATTGATTAAGAcccttggaataaagaagacacGTTCCTGGGATAAACAGTTAGCTCTCCCAGGAGAGAGAGGGACAAATGAAATCCCCACCCAAACGAGAAGGGCTGTGGGTGGTCAATCTCTGTGGCTGAGACATTTCTACTTCTCTCTTTCAGGATGTCAGCAGCACCTTGAACAGGTGTGAAGATCTTTCCTGCAACCCTTTGCATTTCATCTAAGTTTTAATACTAAAATTTAGTTCAAAAAATTGTTCCTGCTCAATAGGACCACAAATTCTGTATGATATAACcaacctttattttttttaaaaaagttcaaacaCTTGAGCTGGGGGGCAAGAATATGAAAGATCTTAAAACTGTATTTCCTGGATAGGGTGGGAATTGTTATGCCTTAAGATCTCATGACTTCAGATTCTGGGAATGGGATGGTGACCTTTAATGCCCGCTGCTTGGGCCCAAATGGGTTCTGCATCATTGGAGATAAAGCACCTTTCCTTGTGAAGCAtagaagaacacaggaagctgcctggtaGTGAATCAGGCTATTGGACCTTGTGGGTGAGCATTTAGTCCATCTGGCTGTAGTTCTCCTGGATCTCAGGTGATTGTCTTTCCCTGATACCATAGAATCTGTTTAGCAGGAGATGGCATGGATTGGATCAGTGACCATCGATAGCAGCTGTGGAGAACCTATGGCCTTGCAGATGTtactgaaatacaactcccatcagccctaacaagcATAGCCAATAGCCAGGGGTGCTGGgatttcagcaacatttggagggccaatggttcccaAAACCTGGTCTACAggcaaagcacgtgctctgctACTGCTTTGAGTCTACACAAGAGCTCCTCATATCTCCTTTTCCCTCCAAGAGTGGGAAAGGAATTACTGGGAGACTAaggttgtgtacacaccatacatttaaagctcatgaattgctccaaagcatcctgggaacttactcctcacagagcaacaattcccagaacccttaacaggctacagttcccaggatttttggggcgGGGTGAACTCATGTgccttaaatatatggtgtgtacacatcctaaagctgcaatcctataattCTAAAATGTGTATGAGGAGTGGGGCAAAAACCGAGGGCGGTTTAACTGCCGTATCCAAAGCCCTGCCAAGCTCAAGCAGGCATGGTGGAAGTGAGGGTGGAGGAGCACTCTAACATTCCTCtgctctttttcttaaaaaatcaaAAAGTGGAAGCAATGAGAGGGAAA is from Rhineura floridana isolate rRhiFlo1 chromosome 3, rRhiFlo1.hap2, whole genome shotgun sequence and encodes:
- the LOC133380996 gene encoding zinc finger protein RFP-like; the encoded protein is MASGSLVQEFCDETTCAICLEHFNDPVILVECGHNFCHACLTRYWGESGTKASCPHCRGTVQPKNHSPNWQLANLVGLVKKLKERQRAEGQRETCEKHQEPLKLFCKDDEAPICVVCDRSKEHKNHDVVPAEEAAEKYKEKIKVQLKSLEEKRENLVHQKLKEQQRRQTLLAHIEVEKQKIQTAFEQMHKFLKEKKCALLAQLEDVENEIMESYEENITRLLAAISHLCFQITELEEKCQQPESEFLQDVSSTLNRYMKKGQERKLVELPPELEEKLRSHSQKSSALQKALRKCEGSLNLALNKVNVTLDPETANLRLVVSENQKSVRWEVVPQILPENPERFDAMPCVLGCERFSSGSHWWEVQVDLEVEVEERGWIMWAVGITRESGIRTGRISPNSNEGIWAVGKTSHPFTSCQLSAFTFPEPTPLNLRHELRMIRVSLDYEEGRVEFFDAERDQLIFTFSSASFSGENISPCFWMGWGVRLNTGDLRRTPAPSSILKEDDTL